From one bacterium genomic stretch:
- the acsB gene encoding acetyl-CoA decarbonylase/synthase complex subunit alpha/beta yields MSRIIATAAIKGAHRYVAEAEAKLVEAIESKGAGHRLEFPNTAFNLPLILALTGIKVKTFEDAWEPLRIARNLLPPVPTDNTWLPYLGGTLDAGIATLMSQEIIEALRYANGTQPNGVFLGFTDDAILRTQGIKLVDGRMPGFAACAGALPTNEAAVKLARELQERNILVFLFGTTGGRSMAEQLAEEGVEMSWDTYLVPYGRETSTAIYALNFAARAAMTFGGLAPGDFNRGRKILLYNKERVFAFVLALGEVNDEKYATAAGAINFGFPVIADTDIPQILPTGICTYEHVVSNIPHDRMVAKAVEVRGLKLKITKIPIPVSYSAAFEGERVRKEQLHVEFGRQLSPAFEFLRGRELNEVEDGRIDVIGPDLDTVEPGGTMPLGILIDVAGRKLQKDFEPILERQIHRLINGAMGVMHIGQRDMPWIRVSKDAVAAGFRLRHFGEILHAKYLEEFPALVDKVAVTIYSEADQVTRIIEEARKVWDERDARVAGMTDETVDVFYSCTLCQSYAPNHVCVISPERLGLCGAYNWLDGKASYEINSAGPNQPIEKGACLDAGLGIFEGINAFVYNKTNKTVDQVSLYSMIHSPMTSCGCFECIMGMVPEANGVMVVNREFSGMTPLGMTFSTLAGMVGGGIQTPGFLGVGRLYMASRKFIPADGGLQRLVWMPKEMKDALREKLAVRAKEIGEEGFVDKIADETVATTAEELVAYLERVGHPALRMPALL; encoded by the coding sequence ATGTCGCGCATCATTGCCACCGCAGCGATCAAAGGGGCGCACCGGTACGTAGCCGAGGCCGAGGCCAAACTCGTGGAGGCCATCGAGTCCAAGGGCGCCGGCCATCGCCTGGAGTTTCCGAACACCGCTTTCAACCTGCCGCTGATCCTGGCACTGACCGGGATCAAGGTGAAGACGTTCGAGGACGCATGGGAGCCGCTGCGCATCGCTCGAAACCTGCTCCCTCCGGTTCCCACCGACAACACGTGGCTCCCCTACCTGGGAGGCACGCTTGACGCTGGGATTGCGACGCTGATGTCTCAGGAGATCATAGAGGCCCTGCGCTATGCGAACGGAACGCAGCCCAACGGGGTCTTCCTGGGGTTCACCGACGACGCGATCCTGCGCACCCAGGGCATCAAGCTCGTGGACGGCCGCATGCCCGGGTTCGCCGCATGCGCCGGGGCACTGCCCACCAACGAGGCCGCCGTGAAGCTTGCGCGCGAGCTGCAGGAGCGCAACATCCTGGTGTTCCTGTTCGGCACCACCGGCGGGCGTAGCATGGCAGAGCAGCTCGCCGAGGAAGGCGTAGAGATGTCGTGGGACACCTACCTGGTTCCCTACGGCAGGGAGACCAGCACCGCGATCTACGCCCTGAACTTCGCGGCCCGGGCAGCGATGACGTTCGGGGGCCTGGCTCCCGGTGACTTCAACCGGGGTCGCAAGATCCTGCTCTACAACAAGGAGCGGGTGTTTGCCTTTGTGCTCGCCCTGGGCGAGGTCAACGATGAGAAGTACGCTACCGCCGCGGGTGCCATCAATTTCGGCTTTCCCGTGATAGCGGACACCGACATCCCCCAGATACTTCCCACCGGGATATGCACATACGAGCACGTGGTGAGCAACATCCCCCACGACAGAATGGTGGCCAAGGCGGTGGAGGTGCGGGGGCTGAAGCTCAAGATCACCAAGATTCCGATTCCGGTCTCCTACAGCGCGGCGTTCGAGGGCGAACGCGTGCGCAAGGAGCAGCTCCACGTGGAGTTTGGCCGCCAGCTCTCGCCTGCGTTCGAATTCCTGCGCGGGCGGGAGCTGAACGAGGTCGAGGACGGACGGATCGATGTGATCGGACCCGACCTGGACACGGTCGAGCCCGGAGGGACCATGCCTCTGGGTATCCTGATTGACGTCGCCGGCCGCAAACTCCAGAAGGACTTCGAGCCGATTCTGGAGCGGCAGATTCACCGGCTCATCAACGGCGCGATGGGCGTGATGCACATCGGCCAGCGCGACATGCCCTGGATCCGGGTCAGCAAGGATGCGGTGGCGGCCGGATTCCGGCTCCGGCACTTCGGCGAGATCCTCCACGCCAAGTACCTGGAGGAGTTCCCGGCGCTGGTGGACAAGGTCGCGGTCACGATCTACTCGGAGGCCGACCAGGTCACACGGATCATCGAAGAGGCCCGTAAGGTCTGGGACGAGCGCGATGCGCGCGTTGCCGGCATGACCGACGAGACGGTGGACGTCTTCTACTCCTGTACCCTGTGCCAGTCCTACGCGCCCAACCACGTCTGCGTCATCTCGCCTGAGCGGCTGGGGCTGTGCGGGGCCTACAACTGGCTCGACGGGAAGGCCAGCTACGAGATCAACTCCGCGGGTCCCAACCAGCCGATCGAGAAGGGTGCCTGTCTGGATGCCGGCCTTGGGATATTCGAGGGCATCAACGCTTTTGTCTACAACAAGACCAACAAGACCGTTGACCAGGTTAGCCTCTATTCGATGATCCACTCGCCGATGACGTCGTGCGGGTGTTTTGAGTGCATTATGGGCATGGTGCCTGAGGCGAACGGGGTCATGGTCGTCAACCGGGAGTTCAGCGGGATGACCCCGCTGGGCATGACCTTCAGCACGCTGGCAGGGATGGTCGGCGGAGGCATTCAGACCCCCGGCTTCCTGGGGGTGGGGCGCCTGTACATGGCCAGCCGCAAGTTCATCCCTGCCGACGGCGGGCTGCAGCGCCTGGTGTGGATGCCCAAGGAGATGAAGGACGCCCTTCGCGAGAAGCTCGCGGTTCGTGCTAAGGAGATCGGCGAAGAAGGTTTCGTGGACAAGATTGCCGATGAAACCGTGGCCACAACGGCCGAGGAGCTCGTGGCTTATCTGGAGCGAGTGGGCCACCCGGCACTTCGGATGCCGGCGTTGCTCTAG
- the cooS gene encoding anaerobic carbon-monoxide dehydrogenase catalytic subunit translates to MSDTVQQRDRTDPASVEMRARAKTENIATIWDRYAALGSQCRVGELGICCTICHLGPCNLGLPGSKRPQIGVCGANIDTVAARRLARDMAAGSAAHSDHGRSVAQLLLMTARGQAPGYSIKDEGKLRALAVELGVALDGRSVAEIAEGVAQVCLSQFGQQDGELAFLQRAPAKQQETWRKLGVAPRGVDREIVDVMHRTNMGVDTDYQSLIFGGIRSSLADGWGGSMVATDLQDVLFGTPKPVRAQVNLGVLRADQVNVLVHGHEPMLAEAIVDAAADPALLARAKELGASGINVAGICCTANEVLMRRGVPIAGSFLQQELALITGAADVFLVDVQCIMPGLTDAASCFHTEIIATSEKARIPGTKHMPFHEDRAAASAREIVGRAVENFARRDRSRVVIPDHKMEVIAGFTTESITHMLGGTFRGGWRPLNDAIISGRIRGVVGVVGCDSPKQIQDQCHIDLVAELLRHDVLVVQTGCSAIACGKFGLMQPEAAFEYAGKGLREICETVGIPPVLHAGSCVDNSRILTACIEMVKEGGIGRDFSELPVAAAAPGWWSEKAITIGFYAVASGILTVLGSSLNILGSDAVTRFVTQEIEGVTGGRFAFESDPVKGAQLIIAHLNKKREALKLRPMMYEVVAVGA, encoded by the coding sequence ATGAGTGATACTGTCCAGCAGCGGGACCGGACGGATCCTGCCAGCGTGGAGATGCGGGCGCGCGCCAAGACCGAGAACATCGCCACGATCTGGGATCGCTACGCGGCTCTGGGCTCCCAATGTCGCGTGGGCGAGTTGGGTATCTGCTGCACCATTTGCCATCTCGGCCCGTGCAACCTGGGACTGCCCGGCAGCAAGCGGCCCCAGATAGGGGTTTGTGGAGCCAACATTGATACCGTGGCGGCGCGGCGGCTGGCCCGCGACATGGCCGCGGGATCGGCCGCCCACTCCGACCACGGACGGTCGGTGGCCCAGTTGTTACTGATGACGGCCCGCGGGCAGGCGCCGGGGTACAGCATCAAAGATGAGGGCAAGCTGCGCGCGCTGGCCGTCGAACTCGGGGTCGCGCTGGATGGCCGCAGCGTGGCCGAGATCGCCGAGGGCGTGGCCCAGGTCTGCCTCTCGCAGTTCGGTCAGCAGGACGGTGAGCTGGCCTTCCTCCAGCGGGCGCCGGCGAAGCAGCAGGAAACCTGGCGCAAGCTCGGGGTGGCACCGCGGGGTGTGGATCGTGAGATCGTGGACGTCATGCACCGCACCAACATGGGAGTGGACACCGACTACCAGAGTCTCATCTTCGGCGGGATACGCAGCTCGCTGGCAGACGGCTGGGGAGGCTCGATGGTTGCCACCGACCTCCAAGACGTCCTCTTCGGGACCCCCAAGCCGGTGCGGGCCCAGGTGAACCTGGGCGTGCTGCGGGCCGACCAGGTGAATGTTCTGGTGCACGGCCACGAGCCGATGCTGGCAGAGGCCATCGTGGATGCCGCCGCCGACCCGGCGCTGCTCGCCCGGGCCAAGGAGTTGGGCGCCTCAGGGATCAACGTGGCCGGTATTTGCTGCACGGCCAACGAGGTGCTGATGCGCCGTGGCGTCCCGATAGCCGGCAGCTTCCTGCAGCAGGAGTTGGCGTTGATCACAGGCGCGGCGGACGTTTTCCTGGTGGACGTCCAGTGCATCATGCCCGGGCTGACCGATGCGGCCTCCTGCTTCCACACAGAGATCATCGCGACCTCGGAAAAGGCCCGCATCCCAGGCACCAAGCACATGCCGTTCCACGAGGATCGGGCCGCGGCCTCCGCGCGCGAGATAGTCGGACGCGCGGTGGAGAACTTCGCCCGCAGGGATCGGTCCCGGGTCGTTATCCCCGACCACAAGATGGAAGTGATCGCGGGATTCACCACGGAGTCCATCACCCACATGCTGGGAGGCACCTTCCGCGGGGGCTGGCGCCCGCTGAACGACGCGATCATCTCCGGCCGGATACGGGGCGTCGTCGGCGTAGTCGGCTGCGACAGCCCCAAGCAGATTCAGGACCAGTGCCATATTGACCTGGTCGCCGAGCTGCTGCGGCACGACGTTCTGGTGGTGCAGACCGGGTGCTCTGCCATTGCCTGCGGCAAGTTTGGGCTCATGCAGCCGGAGGCCGCCTTCGAGTACGCCGGAAAGGGACTGCGGGAGATTTGCGAGACCGTGGGCATCCCTCCGGTCCTGCACGCGGGATCGTGCGTGGACAACAGCCGGATCCTCACCGCCTGCATCGAAATGGTCAAGGAGGGCGGCATCGGCCGCGATTTCTCCGAGTTGCCCGTGGCCGCCGCCGCGCCCGGCTGGTGGTCGGAGAAGGCGATAACGATCGGGTTCTACGCCGTTGCCTCCGGCATCCTCACCGTGCTCGGCTCGTCGCTGAACATCCTAGGAAGCGATGCGGTAACCCGCTTCGTGACACAGGAGATCGAGGGAGTAACCGGCGGCCGGTTCGCGTTTGAGTCCGATCCGGTCAAGGGGGCGCAGCTCATCATTGCCCACCTGAACAAGAAGCGCGAGGCCCTGAAGCTGCGTCCGATGATGTACGAGGTCGTTGCGGTCGGGGCGTAG
- a CDS encoding AAA family ATPase has translation MAPTAPMKLAVSGKGGVGKTTLTALLAVSMVDRGYRVTAIDADPNPTLAAALGLPSQPITPLLELREEIEQRIGGTGGLVRLNPQVDDLVDRVAVVHRGIRLVVAGAITRGGAGCACPQSVLLRRVIEFLALERDQALLVDMEAGLEHLGRRSAHAADALLVVVDPSRASLETAVRIKRLAAEIGIGQVLGVANRVRGSADEAYLAAHLDGLELIGAIPYSEALAEAERAGGQAAEVDAAASGAVARLVDALETRFKGRVRE, from the coding sequence ATGGCGCCTACTGCACCCATGAAGCTTGCTGTCTCAGGGAAGGGCGGGGTCGGTAAGACGACCCTGACTGCCCTGTTGGCCGTTTCCATGGTGGACCGGGGCTACCGCGTGACCGCCATTGACGCCGACCCGAACCCTACCCTGGCGGCAGCCCTGGGGCTTCCCTCCCAACCCATCACTCCCCTGCTGGAGTTGAGGGAGGAGATCGAGCAGCGGATCGGCGGCACAGGTGGCCTCGTGCGGTTGAACCCGCAGGTGGACGATCTCGTGGATCGGGTCGCCGTGGTTCACCGTGGCATTCGGCTTGTGGTGGCAGGGGCCATCACCCGCGGCGGCGCCGGGTGCGCCTGCCCCCAGAGCGTGCTGCTGCGCAGGGTCATAGAGTTTCTGGCTTTGGAGCGCGACCAGGCGCTCCTCGTTGATATGGAAGCCGGCCTGGAGCACCTGGGCCGGCGCAGCGCGCACGCGGCCGACGCCCTGCTGGTGGTCGTGGACCCCAGCCGGGCCAGCCTGGAGACCGCGGTCCGCATCAAGCGCTTGGCAGCGGAGATCGGGATAGGACAAGTGCTGGGCGTGGCCAACCGGGTCCGGGGCTCTGCCGACGAGGCCTACCTGGCCGCCCACCTGGACGGCCTCGAACTGATCGGGGCGATTCCCTACAGCGAAGCTCTTGCTGAAGCCGAACGCGCAGGTGGGCAGGCGGCTGAAGTCGATGCCGCCGCGTCCGGAGCGGTGGCCCGGCTCGTAGACGCACTGGAAACCAGATTCAAGGGGAGGGTCAGGGAATGA
- a CDS encoding class II aldolase/adducin family protein, whose protein sequence is MNFATAGHPRSPRQIWFADGLRRVLLAHGFEETSPDQAPRVVLHFVDPDALRPFRRRAQATFVVSVIEGPLPTGEVLPALYPLLVRTLSNMVLYLLPEGSEVRAYVVTLEQGYFAVDGTDDQAFFGRIFDRMYPLASAQLVISNEFHADLEEALWEGDELTAALAEAGQRLDALNLLPAAFPLEELLSPRDLEHVRRLFGIGGLSYGNLSVRKDARRYWMSASGVNKGAMRVVGRDMLMVKGYDPERNLILLSVPLGIEPRRVSVDAIEHWMIYTAHPGVGAIIHVHSWMEGVTSTQVQYPCGTLQLAQAVAELVRDSPDPHRAVIGLRNHGLTITGPSLADILGRIEGRLILRVPMT, encoded by the coding sequence ATGAACTTCGCCACCGCCGGTCACCCTCGGTCCCCCAGGCAGATCTGGTTCGCCGACGGCCTGCGGCGAGTGCTCCTGGCGCACGGATTTGAAGAGACCTCCCCAGACCAGGCACCCAGGGTCGTGCTCCACTTCGTGGACCCCGACGCCCTCCGTCCCTTCCGCCGCAGGGCGCAGGCGACGTTCGTCGTCTCGGTTATTGAGGGCCCGCTTCCCACCGGGGAGGTCCTGCCGGCGCTGTACCCGCTGCTGGTCCGCACCCTCAGCAACATGGTGCTGTACCTGCTGCCGGAGGGGAGCGAGGTGCGCGCCTACGTGGTAACGCTGGAGCAGGGTTACTTCGCCGTGGACGGGACCGACGACCAGGCGTTCTTCGGCCGCATCTTCGACCGGATGTACCCTCTGGCATCGGCCCAGCTCGTGATCAGCAACGAGTTCCACGCCGACCTGGAGGAAGCGCTCTGGGAGGGGGACGAACTCACGGCTGCGCTGGCGGAGGCCGGGCAGCGCCTGGACGCGCTCAACCTGCTTCCGGCGGCCTTTCCCCTCGAGGAGCTGCTGTCTCCGCGCGATCTTGAGCACGTCCGGCGGCTGTTCGGCATAGGTGGGCTGTCCTACGGGAACCTCAGCGTGCGCAAGGATGCACGCCGCTACTGGATGAGCGCCAGCGGCGTCAACAAGGGTGCGATGCGCGTCGTGGGCCGCGACATGCTCATGGTCAAGGGGTACGACCCGGAGCGCAACCTTATCCTGCTCAGCGTGCCGCTTGGGATCGAGCCCCGCCGCGTTTCGGTGGATGCCATCGAGCACTGGATGATCTACACAGCCCACCCCGGGGTGGGCGCCATCATCCATGTCCACTCGTGGATGGAGGGGGTCACATCGACGCAGGTACAGTACCCGTGCGGCACCCTGCAGCTCGCCCAGGCCGTGGCCGAGCTCGTACGGGACAGTCCGGATCCCCACCGCGCGGTGATCGGCCTGCGCAATCACGGCCTGACCATCACGGGCCCGAGTCTGGCCGACATCCTCGGCCGCATCGAAGGGCGGCTGATTCTGCGGGTGCCGATGACCTAG
- a CDS encoding response regulator transcription factor — MKRIRVVVVDDHAIVREGVRMILAAHPDIQVVAEADTGVQAVAMVESVHPDVVVMDLSMPGMNGIEATRQIRERMPDVRVLALTMHEDEHYVFQLLRAGASGYVLKRGAATDLVDAVRAASRGEAFLYPSVARTVVQDYLRRLDSGEAERRRFDGLTAREREVLALIAEGLTNQGIASRLYISIKTVQTHRAHIFEKLGLHDRTELVRYAIRKGLIEP, encoded by the coding sequence GTGAAGAGAATCCGCGTGGTCGTCGTGGACGATCACGCCATCGTCCGCGAAGGGGTGCGCATGATCCTGGCGGCGCACCCCGACATCCAGGTCGTCGCAGAAGCAGACACCGGCGTGCAGGCCGTCGCGATGGTCGAGTCGGTACACCCCGACGTGGTCGTGATGGACCTCAGCATGCCCGGCATGAACGGCATCGAGGCCACCCGCCAGATCCGCGAGCGGATGCCCGACGTCCGGGTTCTGGCGCTCACGATGCACGAGGACGAGCACTATGTGTTTCAGCTGCTGCGCGCCGGGGCGTCCGGGTACGTGTTGAAGCGCGGCGCGGCCACCGACCTGGTGGACGCGGTCCGCGCCGCAAGCCGTGGCGAGGCGTTTCTCTACCCTTCGGTCGCCCGTACCGTGGTCCAGGATTACCTCAGGCGTCTGGACAGCGGGGAGGCCGAGCGCCGGCGGTTCGACGGGCTGACCGCGCGGGAACGCGAGGTGCTTGCTCTTATCGCAGAGGGGCTCACGAACCAGGGAATTGCGAGCCGCCTCTACATCAGCATCAAGACCGTGCAGACGCACCGCGCCCACATCTTCGAGAAGCTCGGCCTGCACGACCGGACCGAGCTGGTACGCTACGCTATCCGGAAAGGACTCATCGAGCCGTAG
- a CDS encoding GAF domain-containing sensor histidine kinase, with protein MPSLTSPYWVPAAVAFGVGTHLAVTLLLLLRYLDTRGRPVLWWAAAYGFLTAHQVAEVVLDTATSPAWMIGRHLLRLTAALLLLGSFPVQRRLLRWASAVAVLAVLAAWVLALAGHPWPWGALPPSLVAGVLFIVVARRYHRVEEPRHDPATYLVTWGLALTGLLAVGYPFVRTQEWGGIAGALLSGLFTLMLGVGWIVRSWRDTRELELLNAIAGALNRLTNVGESAQEALRLVARLLGVEAGWVFLREGDHLSLAASFGLPAPLAAEANLRMGGDCHCLRLLAEDRLPLAVNAVDCQRLAQVGIAHTQHASVPLRASTRTLGLMNLVLPGGRTFSERELQMLSTVGHQIGLAVERGMLFDEVAAKERTRGELLEKLITAHEDERRRIARELHDEAGQALTALIVNLELAAQEESPDRVRAHLIQLRDLAERTLAEIRRLIYDLRPSILDDLGLVAALRWYAKSLLDPRGITWSLSVSGIAGRLPPAMETVAFRLVQEALANVQRHSRATAVNVDLALVGRELRVRIEDNGQGFDAQRIRTAGRDGGFGLMGMRERVELVGGRWEAHSKPGAGTIITAMLPLRDTGAEQ; from the coding sequence GTGCCTAGTCTGACCTCGCCGTATTGGGTGCCTGCCGCCGTCGCCTTCGGCGTGGGCACGCACCTGGCCGTTACCCTTCTTCTCCTGTTGCGCTACCTCGACACGCGCGGCCGGCCGGTCCTGTGGTGGGCGGCGGCGTATGGGTTCCTGACGGCGCACCAGGTGGCGGAGGTAGTACTTGACACGGCCACCTCCCCGGCTTGGATGATCGGGCGCCACCTGCTGAGGCTGACCGCCGCCCTGCTGCTGTTGGGATCGTTCCCGGTCCAGCGACGTCTCCTGCGATGGGCCTCGGCGGTGGCCGTCCTCGCCGTCCTCGCGGCCTGGGTGCTGGCCCTGGCAGGGCATCCGTGGCCGTGGGGCGCGCTTCCGCCGTCCCTCGTTGCGGGCGTGCTGTTCATCGTGGTCGCGCGGCGATACCATCGCGTGGAGGAACCCCGCCATGATCCCGCGACCTACCTGGTCACCTGGGGGCTCGCTCTGACAGGGTTGCTGGCGGTAGGATATCCCTTCGTGAGGACACAGGAGTGGGGCGGCATCGCCGGCGCGCTGCTCTCAGGGCTGTTTACCCTGATGCTCGGCGTGGGGTGGATCGTGCGGTCCTGGCGCGACACCCGCGAGCTGGAACTGCTGAACGCGATCGCCGGCGCCTTGAACCGGCTGACCAACGTCGGGGAGTCGGCCCAGGAGGCGTTGCGGTTGGTGGCGCGGCTGCTGGGTGTGGAGGCCGGGTGGGTCTTCCTGCGGGAGGGCGACCATCTGAGCCTTGCCGCCTCATTCGGACTGCCGGCGCCGCTTGCCGCTGAAGCGAATTTGAGGATGGGTGGGGACTGCCACTGCCTGCGCCTGCTGGCCGAGGACCGGCTACCCCTTGCCGTGAACGCCGTGGACTGCCAGCGGCTGGCACAGGTGGGTATCGCCCACACCCAGCACGCCAGCGTTCCGCTGCGCGCGAGCACGCGTACCCTGGGGTTGATGAACCTGGTGCTGCCTGGCGGGCGCACCTTCAGCGAGCGCGAGCTGCAGATGCTCTCAACGGTGGGTCATCAGATCGGCCTTGCCGTGGAGCGCGGGATGCTGTTTGACGAGGTGGCCGCGAAGGAGCGCACCCGCGGGGAACTGCTCGAGAAACTGATCACCGCCCACGAGGACGAGCGGAGGCGCATTGCCCGCGAGCTCCACGATGAAGCCGGACAGGCCCTGACGGCGCTGATCGTGAACCTCGAGCTCGCCGCCCAGGAGGAATCACCGGATCGGGTTCGGGCCCACCTGATTCAGTTGCGGGACCTGGCGGAGAGAACGCTGGCAGAGATCCGCCGGCTGATCTACGACCTGCGGCCGTCCATCCTAGACGACCTGGGGCTTGTCGCAGCGCTGCGCTGGTATGCCAAGTCCCTTCTCGATCCCCGCGGCATCACCTGGTCGCTTTCCGTGAGCGGAATCGCCGGCCGCCTTCCGCCGGCTATGGAGACCGTGGCGTTCCGGCTGGTGCAGGAGGCGCTGGCGAACGTGCAGCGCCACTCCCGGGCCACCGCCGTGAACGTTGACCTGGCTCTGGTCGGGAGGGAGTTGCGCGTACGCATTGAAGACAACGGCCAGGGGTTTGACGCCCAGAGGATCCGTACGGCCGGCCGCGATGGCGGTTTCGGCCTCATGGGGATGCGCGAACGCGTCGAGCTGGTAGGAGGCCGATGGGAGGCTCACTCAAAGCCTGGGGCAGGCACGATCATCACGGCGATGCTGCCGCTGCGCGACACCGGGGCGGAACAGTGA
- a CDS encoding polyprenyl synthetase family protein, translating into MPGPSPMGSDLDQIYAPVAEDLGSLAQLLRRELASSDPFISGLVDHVLSAQGKLIRPALALLSASACGGADEQRLHLAGTVELVHVASLIHDDIIDAADLRRGVPTVNARWGNQVAVLAGDYLFATAFGLASRIRHAQVAPAIAEASVLMSRSEIMAASPGDRPHEDEARYYAIIGGKTAALFSAACRCGALLAGAPSDTVGAMAEFGLRWGVAFQITDDALDLIGDPGSLGKPTGSDIDAGKITLPVIAALRNAPGPDRDRLLSLLQRPWGAGSRDEMREILDRQGGLRYAMDAARRSAGVAAAALDVLPDGPAKAGLLRLADFVVVRTR; encoded by the coding sequence ATGCCTGGCCCGTCGCCCATGGGAAGCGATCTCGATCAGATCTACGCGCCTGTAGCCGAGGACCTTGGATCCCTTGCCCAGCTTCTGCGGCGAGAGCTTGCATCCAGCGACCCGTTCATCTCCGGCCTTGTGGATCACGTGTTGTCGGCTCAGGGGAAGCTGATCCGCCCGGCGCTGGCGCTGCTCAGTGCGAGCGCCTGCGGCGGGGCCGACGAGCAGCGGCTCCATCTGGCAGGGACCGTGGAACTCGTTCACGTCGCCTCGCTGATTCACGACGACATCATTGACGCGGCCGATCTCCGCCGGGGGGTTCCGACCGTGAACGCGCGCTGGGGCAACCAGGTTGCCGTCCTGGCCGGCGACTACCTGTTTGCCACCGCTTTTGGCCTGGCAAGCCGCATCCGGCATGCGCAGGTCGCGCCGGCGATCGCGGAGGCTTCGGTGTTGATGAGCCGTTCTGAGATCATGGCGGCCTCCCCCGGCGATCGCCCGCACGAGGACGAGGCCCGCTACTACGCCATCATCGGGGGCAAGACCGCGGCTCTGTTCTCTGCCGCGTGCCGGTGCGGCGCTCTGCTGGCCGGTGCGCCGTCTGACACAGTCGGTGCGATGGCGGAGTTCGGCCTGCGGTGGGGGGTGGCGTTTCAGATAACCGACGACGCCCTGGACCTGATCGGCGATCCGGGGTCGCTCGGGAAGCCCACCGGGAGCGACATAGACGCGGGCAAGATCACGCTGCCCGTGATCGCCGCGCTGCGCAACGCGCCAGGGCCCGACCGTGATCGCCTGCTCAGCTTGCTGCAACGGCCGTGGGGTGCCGGGTCGCGCGATGAGATGCGTGAGATCCTCGATCGGCAGGGTGGCCTCCGATACGCGATGGACGCCGCGCGGAGGTCGGCGGGAGTCGCCGCCGCCGCCCTCGATGTGCTGCCTGATGGCCCGGCGAAGGCAGGCCTTCTGCGTCTGGCGGATTTCGTCGTGGTTAGGACCCGCTGA
- a CDS encoding carboxypeptidase-like regulatory domain-containing protein, which produces MRRSLLIAAALLAAGLAVGSSSGAPAGGTAAGVVRNGTTGQPVPDAEVALVFIGPEGAVQVDRARSDARGRFAFSGLPDGRYLVQSVRDGVTYAAHAVLGGGMPAEVVLQVLDASDRVPLRISLLGIAVEARKGYVRVSEAVHLQNAGSQTFLGSVVFPLPPGARYVAFNQGLHQPRVEAGAIVDRLIVRPGTHQVAYGYSVAASGEVDLGRKLLLPVERLELFTTDPAEARSPRLQQAAPVVSEGQTYTRATARAVPVGDLALAVIGVPAVRLWPAPAAAALLAGLLALGLAWAALREGSR; this is translated from the coding sequence GTGAGGCGATCCCTGCTGATCGCGGCAGCGCTGCTGGCAGCCGGCCTCGCCGTCGGTTCCTCATCCGGCGCCCCCGCAGGCGGGACCGCCGCCGGAGTGGTGCGCAACGGCACCACCGGGCAGCCGGTGCCCGATGCCGAGGTGGCGCTCGTCTTCATCGGCCCCGAGGGCGCGGTGCAGGTCGACCGGGCGCGCAGCGACGCGCGCGGCCGGTTCGCGTTCAGCGGCCTCCCCGACGGCCGCTACCTGGTGCAGTCCGTCCGCGACGGGGTGACCTATGCCGCCCACGCGGTCCTCGGCGGCGGGATGCCGGCCGAGGTCGTTCTTCAAGTGCTCGATGCCTCGGACCGCGTGCCGCTGCGGATCTCCCTGCTAGGCATCGCGGTCGAGGCCCGGAAGGGGTACGTGCGCGTCTCGGAAGCCGTTCATCTTCAGAACGCCGGCTCTCAGACCTTCCTGGGCAGCGTGGTCTTTCCCCTGCCCCCGGGAGCCCGGTACGTGGCTTTCAATCAAGGACTGCATCAGCCCCGGGTGGAGGCCGGCGCGATCGTGGACCGGTTGATCGTCCGGCCTGGCACGCACCAGGTTGCGTACGGTTACAGCGTGGCCGCCTCCGGCGAGGTTGACCTCGGCCGCAAGCTGTTGCTGCCGGTCGAGCGCCTGGAGCTGTTCACGACCGATCCCGCGGAGGCGCGTTCCCCGCGGCTGCAGCAGGCCGCGCCGGTCGTCTCCGAGGGCCAGACCTACACGCGCGCCACCGCGCGCGCCGTGCCCGTGGGGGATCTGGCCCTGGCGGTGATCGGCGTGCCCGCGGTTAGGCTGTGGCCGGCCCCGGCTGCTGCTGCGTTGCTTGCCGGACTGCTGGCCCTGGGGCTGGCGTGGGCCGCGCTGCGCGAGGGGAGTCGCTGA